From the Triticum urartu cultivar G1812 chromosome 4, Tu2.1, whole genome shotgun sequence genome, the window TATTTACTGGACTATAATTCACATGCTTGCAAGTCGTCGtcgtgtctctctctctctaactGCCCCCCTCCCATCGTCTTGGCTTGTAGGTCACCTCCGTGTCTCCCGCCAGTCCACGACATAGCTTGCAATCTAGGTTGTTGCCAAGTTAACTTATGATGGTAACCTACAATGTACAACCCAAGAGATCGATAGTGTTTATTATACTGTCATGCCTCTACTTCTCTGTTGTATATATAGTTGCTTGTATATCTAATTGGATTGTTCAAATTAGATACTTCTCTATGAAATTACTAATACATGAATTTTGTTTCTTCAGTTCTCTATGAAATCCATGTGATActtccactagtagaaaacagggctttggtcacagggcaatattcacattagtcccggttcagtcacgaaccgggactaaaccgagactaatgtgagcattggtcccggttcatacggttaaggcattagtcccggtttgagacacgaaccgagactaaagggtgtgatgccctttagtcccggtttatgTCGCAAACCGGGACTAAATTTAGTCCCGgttacggcctgtttgcaaatttttagaatcctcaaattctaaaaggaaaaaaagttatgctcaatttttttcagttttttttgtattttcgttaaatctggtcaaactatttattcaagaagtattagtgttattaaataattattcaagaatattagtgttactaaataattatttcagtttttttgaatttttgtcaAATCTGGTCAAATTGTGGTccaacaatggtcaaactacttattcaagaaatattagtgttactaaattattattttgattttttgaattttggtcaaatctggtcaaactatttattcaagaaatattagtgttactaaataattattgttttgtacaataatagtttcaaactcaaacagtgaagtgtgtgacttcatgctcaagctaagctcccgagggttaataggattgacatcttactattgtcaggaaaacaacaagtgcagacttggaaacgaaggagaatagaacccgaaagttaagcgtgctcgggctgaagtagtgagagggatgggtgaccggtcgggaagttagatgatttggaatgatgaggggcgattagagattagagattaaattgagcagtgatgaggggtggatgattagagattaaattataaaataattcagaaatttgaaaatcgagaaaaaattcaaaaaaatacctttagtcccggttggtaacatcaaccgggactaaaggtgggttcgtgtaagaaccaggactaaaagggggggggctttagtaacgaccctttagtcctggttcgaaaaccgggactaaaggcccttatgaaccgggactaatgaccctttttctactagtgttctCTGTTGTATACATGGCATGACAGTATAATTTCATAGAGAAGCTCACAAAATTTAATGCTTTTGATGTCAAATTTAGATTAAATTTATTAACTAGCTCATTCAGGTATTACATCGGAAAACAACATTTGTTTTCTAGATTCAGTGTTTTTTGTAAAAATAGTCGGATGGTGATCATAGTGAAACATTGCATTTTTTATACAAGTTGCTGGTACAATCTGCACCTGGCAAATAAATTTGAATCACTACCTATTTTATCAGGTAAAAACACCAGCATGTTGTTTGAGGTGCATGTATCGGTTGTAGCGAAGTTGTACGTATAACGATGCATTGCTGACCATGGAGCACTCCAAGTCTTGAGGATATGTACGGCAACTTACAGACTTACACATTGCCATTGGCTCCTATCACAATGCAAGTAGTCGATGCTTTAGTGTTGAACTATTGATTAATCCCCCTTACCATATATACTTGTTACGCGGATTCAATTGAATGATGTATTCGGCATGCTTGATAGTTATAAAACAAATGTCAAACGATAGCTATTGCTATTATGGAGACGCTTTGAACTATTGTTCATCTGCTATTCAATGTTTGATGCTCCTTCATTATTTGTATACAGAAGGGCTAAAGCTCCAATCATACATGTTTGCTCAAACCTAAAGCTCCTAACTAATGAAAATATTTTGAAAGCAATCATGATTTTAAAGATACATATATTTTTAAAAGTCAATGTATATTTTTCTCAAACACAAAGTCATTGAAAAATGCAAATGTTTCAATGCGAACATGATTTCAAGTGGGTCTCTGCGGACATGATAGCAAGTATTTTGTGCTATCAAATTAAAATGTGTATATACATCTCATTATAGAGAACAATCCAACATGCTGCCTATTAGAGAGGATTAAACCATGGATATTTATTTCATCGCGCACATGGATTTAGCATGCCTCTGCGCCATTTGGCGTAACGGGTCTATTAGTACAATTGAAAGCACGAGTTGTACGTACGTACGTGCATGCAATGCAGTTCAAATGGAGCAGCCTAGCAAAGCAGTCCACGGGAACGGGATGTGGATGTACTTCCATTTCCATTTTCAGCCCGTCATGCACCTGTGGAAATTAGTCCATTGTGTAACCTTGAGTGTGACAACCCTGATTGATGAATGAAAAGTTTtattttcgcaaaaaaaaaagaacagacagtacccgcaaaaaaaaagattAGCACGCGCAAAAAAAAAAGGACAGTCAGTACGCATGTTATCACGTCCGCTCGGCGGAAGAACACGAAGGCCCGTTACGCTCGTCCATTAATTTGGGCCACAGCGAGAGAGATACAGCCGACTGCTTTCGGCCCACCCCGCGTCCGACGGCTCCCGGCTGGACAGCGGGGGGAGTAGTAAAACAGACGCTAGTTTGTTTAGTCCCACATCGGCTAGCGAGGAAACGACGAACCTGTAGGATGACACGCATAAATCGAGAAATGGTCCAAATTTTTTGAGATTTCGCGCGCAGGTCCCTGGAGGTCTTCTTTTATGCCCCTCGCATGTAGTGCGCTTCTTACAGAAAGGGCCTCGATGTTTTCATTCTCTGCCAGAAGTGCCCTCACGACTGCCGTTCTTAACTTGAAGCCACCGGCCTATCCTCATGCGTACTGCTCTTCTCTCTTACAGAAAGGTCCTTGGGTTTTTCAAAACTGCCATTTCAAACTTGGAGCCACATGCCTTCAATTATTTGATATTGCAGATACGCCCGCCCTGTATATGTAATAACGTTTTGAACCTTCAAATCTCCACAAGCACAATAATGAAATCATTACAATGTCTGATACAAAGATTACCATTTGATCTTGCTGGAAATTCCAAAGGCTTGAGAAAGTTATTGTCTGCACTTAATCAGTTATTAGCCTTGATGAAATCAGGACCTATCTATCTGACCCCTACAAGGTCTAGAGACAGATGATATTTGATCAAGGCAACCCAGCACTCATCATTCTTCTAAAGTACTCCGATCAGGCGACAACGGCGGCCCAACATAATCCAATCGACGCAACATCGTTATGCAACAAGGCAACTGATCTCTTCCTAATGTGCAGTAGTTTACTTCTTTTCACTCATGCTGCTGTGCCGAGTAATGCATTGTACGAGTAGCAGTAGCTGGTTGCTGTGCTGTGAGTGATGCCCTCACGGTGGCTTATTTCATTTATCTGATAACCTTCAAAACCAACAGGCTAGTCTAGCCCGGGTTGGTCTCGTTTTTCTTTTATATAACCTTCAAAACATATACAGACACGCAGCAGCACCGTGTCACATTGAAGCGAGAAAAAAAACGACGGTGttttttcagaaagaaaaaaagcCGAACCATGTATTCACATAGGTCAGAGCCAGCAGTCAAAAAGAGAGCAGGATTTGAAGAGAGCTATATTTGAGTTCTTGTCAGGATCAGGCGCAGTACACTACATCTTAGCAGTTGCTAGCACCATCAAGGCCAGCCAAGGCACATTGCCACATTCCTTCCTGCCGGTCTCTATGCAGGCCAAAGAATCAAACCACATGCCCAGACTTGTGCCGACACGCGCCGACGCTCTCATCACGCCGCCTCGCCTCCGATGTTAGATGGATGAAGCTAACACATCCTGGGGTGGGGGCCGACGCCAGCTGGCAGCTTCCCAGTCCCCTCTGTACATCTCATCAGGAACCTGCAAGCATAAGACGGAACCCCGTTACAGAATGGACGACTTGGCGAGCATGTCCTGAAACAGGCCAGACTCTTCACGTGTGCCAGGGAGGAAGAATGCCTCCTGATCAAGCAGACAGAGTTTCCTCCTAATAATTCTCAAAAGCAGGTGCTTTTATATATGAAAAAACTGAAAGCTGCATCACTGAAAATACACAGCATGTACTGTGCGCTATTGGTTCACGAGCAATCTGTTGCTATTCATGACAAAAATAATAAGGTAATACAATAATAAAGTTCAAGAAATGGCTGAATTAATTACCCACAGGTCTGTCCATTCTGAACGCTAAGTTCTATATCTTCTGATGAGCCTGCTACGATTAAGAATTGTGATGCTCTTATGATTAACGGCTAATCGAGTAGGAACGCGTCCTTGCTTAAGACGAGGAATATATCTTGAAGAGAAACTACTCTACAGAATTAACATCGAATGGCACCTACATATATAACATATATAAAAAAGGGTGAAAATTAATGACCTTAACAGTTGGGGTTAGTAGTATTACTGCAATAAATGCATAGCATTCTCATCTTTCAGTTTGGACCGTATCAACCTTCAAATGTCAGGTTTCCTAATGTTAACTACAAGTACTTTGAGTCCCCCGCAAAAAAATGAAACAGTACATAAGTCCACAATCTACACAATGCCCGATCGGACAGTGCCAAAAAAGGATAATTCCGGAATGCCTGACATAACGGTATGTGCTTTGAAAGGTAGTTCACACGTGAAAGTGGAATGGTGAAGTTCTTGCTGGTTGCACAGCTATGTGCTCGATTGGCTTATTATCGAAATATGTATCGAGTATACCCATGAAAAAGATTCAACAGCAGCAGGGAACTGGAAAAGGGATTAATTCAAAGTGCTGGTGAATTTTCTTTATCAAATTTTGTCAAGTTTTGCTCATCAAAGTCTGAAGTGTTCCATTCTGATGCTGGGTTATTTCTCAGTTAGAGCTCAGTAACACAAAAGGAGAAAATTTAGTGAGAGATAAACCTGAAATCATTCTCCTGTTCTACGATTCAAGATGTCCGCCTGCCATAAGGCACTTGATCATCCTACATTGATTATGATGCATCAGCACATATGCATATCACTAAAATTTCATAACACAGCTTGACTCACGCAAACCCTCTGAAAAAAAATACTAGACAGATGCAAAGTACCCATTCACCTGATATATAGTCGGATACACCCACTCGACTCCCCTAGATTGCTCTGCGGATGGCATGTGTTGGCCAAACTGTCCATTATGAAGAAACCAGTAAAAGATTTTCCTTGGTGGCACATGGTAAAAAAAATGTAAATGAAATGTGGTCATGTAGTGTAGCTGAAAAGAAAAACCTGCAATGTGTGGCCTGGATGCAGCTGGTCACCATAATGATTTGGATGGCTAGATTGCACCCCATAACGGCTCTCAAATGATACCTCATTAGCGTTAACTTCTTCCTGGAAGTTATACGGTTAAAATAAGGTCATTGTCAAGATTCTCATATCTGATAAGGAATTTAATAACCAAATATTGATGATAGACACTACCATAAGATCATCAACGCCATGTGCTCTGACATGAGTACCAAGGTTGGAGGCAGTCGAAGAAGAATGTAAAGCACCCTTCTGACTTACATCTGAAGATACCAGTAAAGACTCCTGCCACACAACAATTTAAACTTGATTAGCACCAACAGCAAATCAAATGGAAGGAGTCGATGAATAATCTATGAATAAGGAGGCACCTTGTTTCCACATCGATTTGACACAGACTCCGCGCTTATCTCTTTACTCTTTTTGGGAGGACGGCCGCGGCGTTTTTTGGCTGGACCCCCCTCAGATGAACCAGGCTGTGCATGGCTATCACCATTCACAACAATTGCGCGTTCAGGAGGTGACATTTTCTGCTCCAACTCGCGGCACAAATTATCATCAAGAAGGGTCCTTTTCATGTCGCTGATTAGTTTTAATGCATGCTGATACTTGTCATCTGAAACCATTCCAATCTCAACAAGACGGAGGCACTGCAAGGAAATATGGTCATAACGCTCAACATGATTACTCGATACTAAAGGATCCTTGAGTGGATTATCCAGAGCGTGCAGCTGCTTAAAATCACTCCTCCACCTGTTAAGTACATAGCAAGGGGGGATATCATACACTTGCTGCCATTTAAGCACCGATAACGCATGCCGACAAACAATTCCACTAAACTGAAATAGGCCACAGTTACATTCCATCCTGTTGGTCTCCATACAGTGAACAACCTCATACTTTCTAGTCACTAATCCTGTGCCTTGTTCAGCTAAGTCAATAACTACAAAAGAAGATGGCGATACTTGTTGAACTTGGCAGTCCAGCGTTGATTTTAGCTCATCCTGGAATTTCACAAACATGTTCAGGGTGTACAATTTGGATATCTGCTCTTCCATAGGGAACTTTGATACAAGGACCCTGCCGCTGGTTAATGACTCAAAATCATCCTGTTGCTCCATTTTGTGCTTGTACTGTACAAGAATCATGTAGTTGCTAAGGAACGACACCAATGTGGTTTCATGGCTCACTGAACCATCAAAGAATGCACCTGGGCTTTCCCGGTGGTTAACAGACAGTCCAGCCCAGAAGGCGTCTTTCAGAAAGGAAGGGACCCACAAGTGTCGATTTTCATACAGAAAGATGATCCATTCATTATCCTGAAGGCTAAACCTATTGATCAAGTTCTTCCACCTTGTCTCAAACTGATCATCCTTCAAGGAACCATATATTACTGCCTCCATTTGGACTTTTATTGATTCATATTCTGGCAACTCTCCTAACTTCTCAGCAATACTTCTCACTATATGCCAATCACTTATCCTATGGCGCGTTTTGGGAAACACTTCTCGAACCGCAGCTTTTATCGCCACAGACTCATCCGTAATCATGGCGCCTGGAAGCCTTCCCTTCATACAAGTTAGCCATGCTTTGAACAGCCACAGGAAGCTCTCTGTACTCTCATCCGAAAGCAAGCCACACCCTAACAAAACAAGCTGGCCATGATGGTTCACCCCGAGAAACAAAACCAGGGGCACATTGAACTTACTCCTCAAGCAGGTGGTATCGACCCAAATAGCGTCGCTAAAATACTGGTATGCTTCCCTGGATCTTGAATCAGCCCAAAGAACACTCCTCAGGTGACCCTCCACATAGAAATCCATGACATAGAAGAAGTTTGGCTGCTTGGCCTGCATCTCCGCAAAGAAGCCATTGATAGCCTGAACATCACCCTCCCTGATCTTGAGTCGCCCCCAGTCATCAAACATCGGGGGGGCCTCGACGTCGCCACCGGAGGTGG encodes:
- the LOC125553118 gene encoding protein FAR1-RELATED SEQUENCE 6-like, yielding MADLIPGEGELAFGGNQDDDDAEDASPGSKELAAMVEAAAAASVELDAAADRAPPYGDDRTPRDGMVFKSYEEVLNFYKRYALRTGFGVCVKKSSFTKAGLCRRLLLVCNRWGNGKEDACYQARPTAKTNCQATVVARLWGDGMLHLTDVSLDHNHPLNPSAARFLRCYKTLPSGMSKDLVVRAARGECATSGGDVEAPPMFDDWGRLKIREGDVQAINGFFAEMQAKQPNFFYVMDFYVEGHLRSVLWADSRSREAYQYFSDAIWVDTTCLRSKFNVPLVLFLGVNHHGQLVLLGCGLLSDESTESFLWLFKAWLTCMKGRLPGAMITDESVAIKAAVREVFPKTRHRISDWHIVRSIAEKLGELPEYESIKVQMEAVIYGSLKDDQFETRWKNLINRFSLQDNEWIIFLYENRHLWVPSFLKDAFWAGLSVNHRESPGAFFDGSVSHETTLVSFLSNYMILVQYKHKMEQQDDFESLTSGRVLVSKFPMEEQISKLYTLNMFVKFQDELKSTLDCQVQQVSPSSFVVIDLAEQGTGLVTRKYEVVHCMETNRMECNCGLFQFSGIVCRHALSVLKWQQVYDIPPCYVLNRWRSDFKQLHALDNPLKDPLVSSNHVERYDHISLQCLRLVEIGMVSDDKYQHALKLISDMKRTLLDDNLCRELEQKMSPPERAIVVNGDSHAQPGSSEGGPAKKRRGRPPKKSKEISAESVSNRCGNKESLLVSSDVSQKGALHSSSTASNLGTHVRAHGVDDLMEEVNANEVSFESRYGVQSSHPNHYGDQLHPGHTLQFGQHMPSAEQSRGVEWVYPTIYQDDQVPYGRRTS